GTGTCGCCGCCAGTACAGCGCCGTCAGGAAGACGAGGATGACGACCAGCGTGACCGCGAAGGCCTGCACGAGCGTCTCCAGCAGGGCGTCCTGCAGGACGGCAGTGACCACCGGCCCGCTGGTCGCCACGGCCGTCACCGGTGCGCCGGACGACGCCGCGTCGGCGAACGCTCGCACGTCCCCGGCGATCGTCTGGGCCGGGGCGTCGCCCTGCACGCCGACGACGAGGCGGGCCGAGGCGTACTCGCCGCCCTCGGTCCGGGCGAGGTGCTCCGCGGCCCGGTCGGGCACGGCGTCGTAGACGAGGTCGTACACCGCGGCCACGTCCCGGTCGGGCAGCCCGTCGCCGTCGTCGTCCCGCTCTGCGATGGCGGCGGCGACCGTCTCGTTTCCGCCGGCAACGTCGCGGAGCAGGGTGTGCGGTCCCTCGACCGCGGCCGTGCCGTCCGAGCGGACGACGACCGCGCCGTCGGTGTCGGGGTCGTTCGTGGCCGCGTCGAGCGAGCGCAGCGTCGCGGGGTCGGTGACGTTCCCGCGTAGCAGCACTTGCGCTTCGGCCCCCTGCCCGCGCTGGCGGAAGTTGTCGCCGAGGTAGGCGGCGTGGTCGCGCACGTCGTAGTTCCCCGGCGCGAGCGGGCCGGGCAGCGAGTCTGCCCATGCCGGCGCGTCCTCGGGCAGGAAGTCGGCGCGGTTGAACTCCGTGTCGATGCCGGTCGCGCCGTACGCGCCGGCCGAGGCCAGCAGGAGCGCGACGACCACGACGCCGACCGGTGCGCGCCGCGCGAGGCCGACGGCACCCGAGAGGCCGCGGTTGATCGGCCCGGCCCCGAGCCCGACCGCCGTCTTGCGGCGCTCGAAGCCGAACCGGTCGAACGCGTTCTCGACGCCGAGCTTGACGGCAGGAACGAGCGCCCCGAACACGACGAACGTGGCGAGGATGCCGCCAGCCGACAGCACCGCGAAGTCCTGAATCGCGGTCAGCGGGCTGACGTAGTTCGAGAGGAAGCCGATCCCCGTCGAGAACGTCGCCGCGCCGAGCGCGAACACGACGCCTGCGACGCCGAGGCGCGTCGCGTCGGCGGGGCTCCGGCGGCCCACGGCGTCGTCATCGGACCGAAGGGTCCCCTCGCGGGCCTCCCGGTAGCGCATCACGACGTGGAGCGAGTAGTCGATGGAGAGGCCGATGAGCAGGAAGGGGACGGCGATCAGCAGCTGGCTCGACGGGATCCCGAGCCACCCCTGCAGCCCGGCCAGCCACGCCAGCACCGCCGCGATGCCGAACACGCCCACCAGCACGTCCGCAACGTCGCGGTAGGCGACGCCGAGCACCAGCAGGACGAGCACGAGCGCGACGGGCGTGATGATCGCGAAACTGTCGCCGACCGCCCGCGTCGACGCGTCGTCGGTGATCCCCTGGCCGAAGGCGAAGCCGTCGTCGAACCGCTCCTCGACGAGCGACTCGATCGCCAGCTGTGCGTCGTAGGCGGCGGTCGGGTCCTCGTCCGGGCCGCTGCTGTCGGTCTGGAACACGAACGCGATCCGCGCGTCGGCGGTCGTCTCGCCCGGTTCGTACGACGACGGGAGGAACTGGTACGGGTCGCCGCCGGGCGTCTCCGTCTCGGGGTCCAGCACCCGGCCGACGAGCGCCTCGACCTCGCTCGCGTTGCGCGATTCGAGGGCAGCGATCTGCTCGTCCATCGTGGGGGCTGGTGGCCGGTTAGCCGCGACTTGGCCGCCGGTACTGTTGCCGCCCTCACCGGGCGGCCCGCCGACACCCCGGTCCTCGTAGTAGGCGGCCGTCGCGATCACGTTCTCCAGGCCAACGACTCCCTGCTCCTCTCGGAGCGTGGGCGCGACGGTGTCGTTGGCCCGCAGGTCACGCTGGAGGCGGAGACTCTCCAGGAGCGAGTCCCGCGAGAGGACGTTGCCCTCGCGGACGACGACCTGCGTCACGACGGCGTCGTCGCTCGGATAGTCGGCTTCGATCTCCTCCAGAGCGGCTCGCTCGGGCGAGTCGGTCTCGAACTGGCCGATACCGCCGGACTCGGTCTCGCCGACGACCGCGCCCGCGGCGACGACGGCGGTCAGCAGGAGCACGGCGACGGCGACGAGGCGATACCGGGCGGCGAGGAAGGCGGCGTAGCGGTCGGCGAGTCCGTCGGTCATCGTCCCTCGCTGTGGCCCGTACGCTCTTATACTTTCGGTGGATATTAGCTACTGTATAATCTAATACCGATTATGAACACCGACACGGACCGGGACCGCGGGGTCCTGACGACGGCGGACCGCGAGTACCTGCTCGGCGAGCGGGAGCTGAGCCACGAGCAGTCGAAGCGCAACGCGGAGGCCCGCATCCGCCGCCGGATCGAGAACGGGATCCTCGACTTCGACCTGCTCACGCACTACCTCGACGAGGCCGACCGGCGGCAGGTGTTCGCGGGCGCGGCGGACGACGAGGCGCTGATCGACGCCGTGACCGCGATGCTCTCCTTTGCGTACATCGGCCTGAAGGAGCAGGGCGTCGACTTCGAGCGCGTCCTCGAACCGGCGGTCCGGGGCGCGGAGACGGCGTACGCCGTCGACCAGCTCTCGGCCAACGTCGACGTGACGGTGACGTTCGCAGTCGAAACCGAGGTGAACTCATCGCTGGACGGCGTCGAGGCGCGCATCGCCGAGGGGACGCCCGTCTCGCCGCGGGAGCTGTTCTCGCTGGTGATGGAGCGGGAGACCGAACTCGCAGAGCACGACCGCATCACGCTCCGCGTCGAGGACGGTCCGGCGGCGGAGAACGACCACGTCGACCGCCTCGCCGACTACCTCGACGCCGACGTGCGCTTCCCGACTGACTCGCTGGCGGTCCTCACCTGGGCGGAGTGACGCCGGCCGCCCGCGCGTTCGCGAGCCGTTCGCCGCGCCGGGATGACGTAAGGATTAAACCCGAACGGGAAGCACAGTTACGACGATGAGCCGGAACGACGCAGTCGGTCGGTCGCCCGCCGCCGCTGCGGTATCCGTACGTGTAGGGGCGTCCTAGCCCCGCCCCACCACTTCTTCGTCCGGCGACGCCCGCGCCCCGACAGCGCCACGGCGAGGAACCGACCAGTACCGATGACAGCGACACCACACCGACGACACGACAACACATGAGCGCAGACACCGAACCACGAGACGGCCTCGACGGCGAGTACGACGCCGAGGCGACCGAATCGAAGTGGCAGGAGCACTGGGTCGAGAACGAAACCTACGCCTACGGGGGCGACGCCGAGACGGACCCCAACACCGTCTACTCCATCGACACGCCGCCGCCGACCGTGTCGGGCAGCCTCCACATGGGCCACATGTACGGCCAGGCGCTCCAGGACTTCGCCGCCCGGTTCCATCGCATGGCCGACGGCGACGTGCTGTTTCCCTTCGGCTACGACGACAACGGCATCGCCTCCGAGCGGCTGACCGAGCAGGAACTGGGCATCCGCCACGGCGACTTCTCCCGCCGCGAGTTCCAGCAGAAGTGCCGGGAGGTCTGCCGGGAGTACGAGGCCGAGTTCACCGAGAAGATGCAGGGGCTCGGGATCTCGATCGACTGGGACCGTACCTACAAGACGATAAGCCCCGAGGTCCAGCGGGTCTCGCAGCTGTCCTTCCTCGACCTGTACGAGCAGGGCCGCGAGTACCGCAAGCAGGCCCCCGCGATCTGGTGTCCCGACTGCGAGACGGCGATCTCGCAGGTGGAGCAGGAGGACGCCGAGCGCCACACCCACTTCAACGACGTGCGGTTCGACCTGACCGAGCCGACCGAGGGGGGCCGGGACTCCTTCGTCATCGGGACGACCCGCCCCGAACTGCTCCCGGCCTGCGTCGCCGTCTTCGTCCACCCCGACGACGACGAGAACCGGGACCTGATCGGGAAGGAGGCCGAGGTGCCGCTGTTCGGGCACACCGTCCCGATCATCGAGGACGACCGCGTCGACCTGGAGACGGGCACCGGCGTCGTGATGTGCTGTACGTTCGGCGACCAGAACGACATCGAGTGGTACCAGGCCCACGACCTCCCGCTGCGGGTCGCCATCGACGAGTCCGCGACGATGACCGAGCTCGCCGGCGACTACGAGGGCATGAGCACCCACGAGGCCCGCGAGGCCATCGCCGAGGACCTGGACGCAGCCGGCCACCTCGTCGACCGCGAGGAACACACCCACACGGTGCAGGTCCACGAGCGCTGCGAGACCGACGTGGAGTTCCGCGTCTCCGAGCAGTGGTACGTCGAGATACTCGACCACAAGGAGGAGTATCTGGAGGCCGGCCGCGAGATGGACTGGTACCCCGAGAAGATGTTCACGCGGTACGAGCACTGGATCGAGGGGCTGGAGTGGGACTGGCTCATCTCCCGCCAGCGCGACTCCGGCATCCCGTTCCCGGTGTGGTACTGCGAGGACTGCGGCCAGGAGGTCATGGCCGACCGCGAGGACCTACCCGTCGACCCGCTCGCCGACGACCCGCCGGTCGACGCCTGCCCCGAGTGCGGGGGCGGCGAGTTCGAGCCGGAAAACGACGTGTTCGACACGTGGGCGACCTCCAGCCTGACGCCGCTGATCAACGCCGGCTGGGACCCCGAGACCCTCGGCGACGGCGAACTCGCGGGCGGTGACCTCGCCAACCCCGAACTGTACCCGTTCGACCTGCGGCCGCAGGCCCACGACATCATCAGCTTCTGGCTGTTCCACACGGTCGTCAAGTGCTACGAGCACACCGGCGAGGTGCCGTTCGACACCGTCATGATCCACGGCCACGTCCTGGACGAGAACCGGGAGAAGATGTCCAAGTCCAAGGGCAACATCGTCGCGCCGGAGGACGTCGTCGCCGAGTACCCCGTCGACGCGATCCGCTACTGGGCGGCGTCGACGGCCGTCGGCGACGACTTCCCCTTCCTGGACAAGGACATCGTCGCCGGCGAGAAGCTGCTCCGGAAGCTCTGGAACGCCTCGAAGCTCGTCGACCAGCTCACGCCAGACGCCGTCGACGAGCCGGCGGAACTGGACCCCATCGACGAGTGGCTGCTGGCGGAACTCGACGCAGTCGTCGAAGACCTGACCGCCCACTTCCGGGAGTACGAGTTCGCCAAGGCCCGCGACCGCCTGCGGACGTTCTTCTGGAACACGTTCTGCGACGACTACCTGGAGATCGCCAAGAACCGCGACACCGACTCGACGGCGTACGCGCTCCTGACGGCTCACCGGACGTTCTGCAAGCTCTTTGCCCCCCTACTCCCGCACGTCACCGAGGAGCTGTGGCGGACGATGCACGGCGACGGCAGCGTCCACACGACCGACTGGCCCGAGCCGCGCGGCTACGAGGCCGACCTCGCCGCCGGCGAGACGGCGATGGAGGTCGTCTCCGCGCTCCGCAAGTACAAGACCGACCACCAGCTCGCGCTCAACGCCGACCTCGATTCGGTCGAGGTGTACGGCGACCTGGGCGGCATGGCCGACGCCGTCGCTGAGGTGATGCACGTCGACGACCTGACGGCGGTCGACGAGGAGCCGGACATCACCACGGAGATCGCAAGCGTCGACCTGGACTACTCGACGGTCGGTCCGCAGTACGGCGAGAAAGTCGGCGAGATCGACGCCGGCATCGAGGCCGGCGAGTTCGAGGTCGACGACGACGGCCTCCACGTCGCCGGCGAGACGCTCGGCCCCGACCTGTTCGAGGTCGAGCGCGAGCGCACCTACTCCGGCGACGGCGAGATGATCGAGACGGAGTCGGCGGTCGTCGTCGTGCGGAACTGAGCGGCGGACGACCCTCTTCGGTTCGCCCGTTTTTCGACCGACGTTTTGGAATACCCGTACGTTTCCACCGTTGAACCGCCACCTGACGGATTACATCTACCAAGATATTATATTTGCTCAATTATTTGAACCGGACATGTCCGGTCTCGTGGAGGACGAGCACCCCATCTTCAACTACGACAGTTCGTCCGCGGCCAAACTCTGGGTTGATGGCGACGGACCGATCGAGGAGTTCGAGTTCACGTTGACGAACAGGCGAGTTATCGTATCGTCGGATGAAACGGGGACGGTGTCGGCACCGCTTCCGGTTCTGGGGAGAATCGGGTCGAAAACGGAGACGTCACTGACTGCTCGGGGGAACACATACCTAAAGTGGCTCTCGCTGTCAGTTATCGGTGGGATACTCCTGTACTCGCTATATTTTGCGCTGACGAACTCGATCCTCTGGGCGGTTTTTTACGGTGTGATTTTCCTCGTCATCTGGGTGAAAGGTGTCTCGTGGATTCGGAACGGCTTTAGTTGGGATTGGCGCTGGCTCAGCTTCCACGTCGATGAGGAGTCCGACCTTGGGAAAGCAGTCATGGGGTACGCCGATACCGACCCGGAGTCCTCGGGGAGTGATATCCTGATCCGGCTCCGGGATGACGATTTCTCGACCGAGGAGATGCAGAACCTCACCGGACTCAAGCTCGCGGCACTCCGCAGCGAAAAAGAACCGTTTGCGGTCCCGAACGCCGTGTTAGAACACTGTGGGATGCAGATCAAAACCCCGGACACGATCACACTCAAGCCGGATAGGGCCCGGAACTACGACGGGGGCCCCAAAGCAGGCGGGTACTACGTCTGTGAAGGATGTGGGGAGAAACTCGATGCTGCCTTCGACATTCAGGGCAGTAACCCGGCAACGTGTGGGGAATGCGGGTACGAACTCGATGACCAGCAGGGAGCGAGAAGTGAGGGGATGGAGGCCGAATCAGCGTGGGCAGATGCGATGGGCGACGACGACCCCTGGGACATTTGAGAACTGTGAACACAGCTCATTCACGGAATACTCGCATCATCAATTCGCATCCGCCGATGTGATCGACACCGAGAACTCCCACTCGGCAGTTGCCTCGCGCTCCGGTACGCCGTAGCTGTGTTCGAACGTGAACTCCCCCGGCGGCATACACACGTCGTCCTCGTGGTTGCCCCACAGCTGGTACTCCATCGCGTGTTCATCGCCCGGGGAGACCGTTTTCCGTTCCGCGGTGTCGGGCCATCCCAGTCCGTTGTCCGACGCCGGTTCCCAGCAGTCAGATGATGACTTGTTGACTGCCGGCGGCGCGGCCAGCAGTAGCCAGTCACCGCTCTCGCTGTGTGAGCCGGTGTAGGGGAAGTAGAACCCCGTATCCAGCGTGACCGACTGCGACCCGGTGTTTTTCAGGGCGATCTCGACGGCTGCTGTGCCATCCGGCGTGATCCGTTGCTCGGTTAGCGTCACGAACACCCGGAGGCCGCCCGGCAAGTTCTGCTCGACGGACTCCATCGAGACGGTCCGTTTCTCGGGCGACTCGTTGCCAAGGGGGAGGGTCGAGAGGCAACCCGACAGCGCGCTCGCCGTCAGGCCACACGACGCGAGGACCGTACGTCGGTTCATATTCTCATCCCACACATAGAGAGTGTAATAATGCTCCGGAGGGGCGATCGCAGTTCGAACCGCTGCCGGGACGGGTGAACTGGTAGTATAGCCACTGCTCCGTTCGCCTCCTGTACTTGAATTCACATTGGTTAGATAATATTCTTAGCAAATTCTAGAAAATTACTATGGTTCGGAACGTTCAACTCTCGGCTGCATGCCCTCCAACCGACCAGTCGACAGACGGACGTTCCTGAAAACGACAGCTACCACCGTGGGCGGCGTCGCGACGCTCGCCGCGGCGAGCACGACCGGCCGCGCCGGCGGCGACTCCGGTCGCCCGCCGGCCGACGACGTGAAAGAGCGGATCCGGGACGCCGACCCGGACGCCATCCGCGAGGCCTACGCCGAGGCGTACGGCAAGCGCGTCGCGGGCAAGGTCGTCGCGCGCTGGAGACGCTACGCCCGGAAGGTGCTGCGCGACAGGATGGACGCCGAGGCCGCGTTCGAGGCGTTCCTCGACGACATCTCGTCGCTCTCCGGGGACCTGCGGCGCGACATCGCGGACGCGAGACGGGCGGTGCGGTCGAACGACCTCCGCACCGACCACGGGGAGGCGGTCGCGGCGGGGGAACTCGACCGCGACAGCGCCGCGGTGACCGACGTCACGACGCAGGACAGTCAGGAGGTGCTCCTGATCGACGGCGGCGTCGGGGGCGACGGCGTCACCGGGTTCCGGGACTCGAACTACTACACGAACCTCAACAAGGTCACCGCCATCTGCGAGACGCTCGGCGCTGGGTTCATCTCGCAGTGGGCCTGGCTGGAGGGGAACGTGTACATCCAGAACGGCGGCACCCACGACCTGGTCTGTGACTACTTCGAGAACGGGCTGGTCGTGGGCGGCAGCGCCTCCTACGACGTCTGGATCCAGGAAGAGGGGGACGACTACAAGACGTGGGGGAACCTGAAGAGCACGAGCAGTTCCGTGTACGGGGAAGACTCACGCGCCGCGCAGTTCACGCTGAGCGACGACAGCGTGTACAACGTCGGCGTCCGGCTGAAAGTCGAGACCTCGGGGATCGGCGAGGCGCTGTCGGACTACCAGACGATCAACGCCGACGGCTCGACGCGCGGGCTGGAAATAAACGAACTGCGGCTCGAACCGGTGTAACGAGGGTGAGAGAGACGTGACCGACACGCTCCACCGGATCAGGCGGCTGCTCGTCGCCGGCCTCTACCTGTTCGTGGTCGCGGTGGCCGCCGGCGTCCTTCTGCGCGACCCGACCAGCGACCTCGTCGCCGTGCCGGTCGCCGCGGCGGCCCTCGTGGCGGCCCACGCGCTACGGGCCGACACGCTCGACGGTCTGGGCTACGCAGTCGGCGGGTTCCTCGCGGCTGCGGTCGTAGTGCTGGCGCTTGCGGCCGCGAGCGCCGCGGGGGTGGGGGTCCCGTCGCCGTCCGACGCCGTCGCGATGCCGCTGGTCGCCGCGGTGCTGCTGGCGGCGTACGCACTCGCGCTCCGCGACGGCGGCCGGTTCGCCGGCGGGTAGCGGCTCGACGGCTACGAGCGCTCGGCTTCTAGCTTCTTCACCCGCGTCGCGAGCGCCAGGAACGTCGCCAGCAGCGTCAGCACGACCGCGCCGGCGGCGGCGTACTCGTGGGCCGGCGAGGTGTGGACGACGGCGCTGCCGGTCAGGTCCTCGGCGGGGACGAACGTGTGGTGGGGCGTGCCGACGATGGGCACGAAGTAGTCGACCACGTCGTTGAACCCGTACCACAGCAGTGCGACGGCGACGCCCCCGACCCGAAAGTCAGCGATCCGATAGAGGACGAAGCCCTGGACGACCATCGCGAGGTGGCTCCAGAACAGGAAGTTGTACATCGCGGGGTGGAGGTAGGAGAAGTCGGATTTGAACACGAGCAGGACGTACGGCGTCCAGAACCCGAGCTTCAGACAGCCGAAGAAGGCGAGGGCGGTGAGCCATTCCCGCTGGCGGCCGAGCTTCCACGAGGCGATGGCGGCCGCGATGAACAGCGTCGCCACGGGGCTGTCGGGGACGAACGGCCACATGACGGTCGGCTCCCGCGCGAGCTGGCCGGTGATCAGCGACCCCGACAGCATGAGGGGGTCGAACCCGTAGTACCAGAAGCCGAAGGCGGTGCCGAGCAGGTTGATGGCCACGACGAGCCAGGCAAAGCGGAGGCCGAGGTCCTCCAGTTTCCGCGGGACGGGGGCGACGTACCACGGAAGCGACGGCCGCGCCGGAAGCGTTGACATCGGCCGTGTCCACGCAACAGGGGCGCAAAACGGTAGCGGTTTCGGCGCGACGCCGAGTGCCGGCTACGGAAAGGACAGCGGTAAGTGCGACCGGTCCGAACGGATCGCCATGGCCGAAGACACCGATCTGGAGGAGCTCAAACGCGGCACGGAACTCGTCAAGCGGGGCTTCGCCCGCATGCAGAAAGGCGGCGTCATCATGGACGTCGTCAACCGCGAGCAGGCCCGCATCGCCGAGGACGCCGGCGCGGTCGCGGTGATGGCACTAGAGGCGGTCCCGGCCGACATCCGCAAGCGCGGCGGCGTCGCCCGGATGCCCGACCCCGTCGACGTGGAGGCGATCATCGACGAGGTGTCGATCCCGGTGATGGGCAAGTCCCGGATCGGCCACGCGAAGGAGGCCCAGATCCTCGAAGCCATCGGCGTCGACATGATCGACGAGAGCGAGGTGCTGACGCCGGCCGACGACCGCTACCACATCGACAAGCGCGACTTCACCTCGCCGTTCGTCTGCGGTGCGCGCAACCTCGGCGAGGCGCTCCGCCGGATCGACGAGGGCGCGGCGATGATCCGCACCAAGGGCGAGGCCGGCACCGGCGACGTGAACCAGGCCGTCCACCACCAGCGCAACATCAAGGGGTCGATCCGGAAGCTCGAAGGCATGAGTTACCAGGAGCGCGAGAAGTGGGCCCGCGAGCACGAGGCTCCCGCGGACCTGGTCCACGAGACGGCCGACCAGGGCCGGCTACCCGTCGTCAACTTCGCCGCCGGCGGCATCGCGACGCCAGCGGACGCGGCGCTGATGATGCACCACGGCTGCGACGGCATCTTCGTCGGCAGCGGCATCTTCGGCGCGGAGGACCCCACGGCGATGGGCGAGGCCATCGTGCAGGCGACGAACAACTGGGACGACCCCGAGGCGCTCGCCGACATCAGCAAGGACATCGGCAGCGGCATGCGCGGCGACGCCAACGCCGACCTCCCCGAGGAGGAGAAGCTGCAGGACCGCGGCGTCTAGTCGGCTCCCGTTCTCTCTTTCACGGTTACCGCGACCAGTAACGACAGGTACCCGCCGACACCGCCGAGCAGCGCCCACAGCGCCCAGTCCGGCGCTCGCGGCCCGACGGCGACGGCAAGACCGACCGCGACCAGCGTCGCGCCCCACCGCACCCCCGGACGCTTCCAGAGACGGCGAACGCGCTCGCGGTGGCGGAACAGGACGGCCTCCAGCAACAGCGCACCGGCGGCACCGGCGGCGATTGCTGACGAGGTGGGCGTGGCTCCCCGCCGTGCGAGAAGGACGACCGGAACCAGACCGACGGCCAGCGCTGAGAGCGCGTCGGTCGCCCGTTCACGGGTCACGGAACACTTCCGCCCCGCCGGCGATCCGGGTCCGGTACGCCCGGGCGTCCACCCCGGCGTCGTCGAACGCCTCGACCATCGCGGACGCGACCCGGCGGCGACCGTCGGCGCGACAGGCGGCGATGACGCCCGGGCCAGC
The genomic region above belongs to Halostella salina and contains:
- a CDS encoding RNA polymerase sigma factor, with protein sequence MPSNRPVDRRTFLKTTATTVGGVATLAAASTTGRAGGDSGRPPADDVKERIRDADPDAIREAYAEAYGKRVAGKVVARWRRYARKVLRDRMDAEAAFEAFLDDISSLSGDLRRDIADARRAVRSNDLRTDHGEAVAAGELDRDSAAVTDVTTQDSQEVLLIDGGVGGDGVTGFRDSNYYTNLNKVTAICETLGAGFISQWAWLEGNVYIQNGGTHDLVCDYFENGLVVGGSASYDVWIQEEGDDYKTWGNLKSTSSSVYGEDSRAAQFTLSDDSVYNVGVRLKVETSGIGEALSDYQTINADGSTRGLEINELRLEPV
- the pdxS gene encoding pyridoxal 5'-phosphate synthase lyase subunit PdxS, with product MAEDTDLEELKRGTELVKRGFARMQKGGVIMDVVNREQARIAEDAGAVAVMALEAVPADIRKRGGVARMPDPVDVEAIIDEVSIPVMGKSRIGHAKEAQILEAIGVDMIDESEVLTPADDRYHIDKRDFTSPFVCGARNLGEALRRIDEGAAMIRTKGEAGTGDVNQAVHHQRNIKGSIRKLEGMSYQEREKWAREHEAPADLVHETADQGRLPVVNFAAGGIATPADAALMMHHGCDGIFVGSGIFGAEDPTAMGEAIVQATNNWDDPEALADISKDIGSGMRGDANADLPEEEKLQDRGV
- a CDS encoding efflux RND transporter permease subunit produces the protein MTDGLADRYAAFLAARYRLVAVAVLLLTAVVAAGAVVGETESGGIGQFETDSPERAALEEIEADYPSDDAVVTQVVVREGNVLSRDSLLESLRLQRDLRANDTVAPTLREEQGVVGLENVIATAAYYEDRGVGGPPGEGGNSTGGQVAANRPPAPTMDEQIAALESRNASEVEALVGRVLDPETETPGGDPYQFLPSSYEPGETTADARIAFVFQTDSSGPDEDPTAAYDAQLAIESLVEERFDDGFAFGQGITDDASTRAVGDSFAIITPVALVLVLLVLGVAYRDVADVLVGVFGIAAVLAWLAGLQGWLGIPSSQLLIAVPFLLIGLSIDYSLHVVMRYREAREGTLRSDDDAVGRRSPADATRLGVAGVVFALGAATFSTGIGFLSNYVSPLTAIQDFAVLSAGGILATFVVFGALVPAVKLGVENAFDRFGFERRKTAVGLGAGPINRGLSGAVGLARRAPVGVVVVALLLASAGAYGATGIDTEFNRADFLPEDAPAWADSLPGPLAPGNYDVRDHAAYLGDNFRQRGQGAEAQVLLRGNVTDPATLRSLDAATNDPDTDGAVVVRSDGTAAVEGPHTLLRDVAGGNETVAAAIAERDDDGDGLPDRDVAAVYDLVYDAVPDRAAEHLARTEGGEYASARLVVGVQGDAPAQTIAGDVRAFADAASSGAPVTAVATSGPVVTAVLQDALLETLVQAFAVTLVVILVFLTALYWRRHGAPGLSVVTLIPVLIALAWLLGTMRAVGIPFNSETAVITSLAIGLGVDYSIHLTERVVEERTRRDGFVDALSAGVTGTGGALLGSAATTAAGFGVLSLALAPPLQRFGIVTGLSIVYAFVACLTVLPCLLVLRERALARFA
- a CDS encoding valine--tRNA ligase, whose translation is MSADTEPRDGLDGEYDAEATESKWQEHWVENETYAYGGDAETDPNTVYSIDTPPPTVSGSLHMGHMYGQALQDFAARFHRMADGDVLFPFGYDDNGIASERLTEQELGIRHGDFSRREFQQKCREVCREYEAEFTEKMQGLGISIDWDRTYKTISPEVQRVSQLSFLDLYEQGREYRKQAPAIWCPDCETAISQVEQEDAERHTHFNDVRFDLTEPTEGGRDSFVIGTTRPELLPACVAVFVHPDDDENRDLIGKEAEVPLFGHTVPIIEDDRVDLETGTGVVMCCTFGDQNDIEWYQAHDLPLRVAIDESATMTELAGDYEGMSTHEAREAIAEDLDAAGHLVDREEHTHTVQVHERCETDVEFRVSEQWYVEILDHKEEYLEAGREMDWYPEKMFTRYEHWIEGLEWDWLISRQRDSGIPFPVWYCEDCGQEVMADREDLPVDPLADDPPVDACPECGGGEFEPENDVFDTWATSSLTPLINAGWDPETLGDGELAGGDLANPELYPFDLRPQAHDIISFWLFHTVVKCYEHTGEVPFDTVMIHGHVLDENREKMSKSKGNIVAPEDVVAEYPVDAIRYWAASTAVGDDFPFLDKDIVAGEKLLRKLWNASKLVDQLTPDAVDEPAELDPIDEWLLAELDAVVEDLTAHFREYEFAKARDRLRTFFWNTFCDDYLEIAKNRDTDSTAYALLTAHRTFCKLFAPLLPHVTEELWRTMHGDGSVHTTDWPEPRGYEADLAAGETAMEVVSALRKYKTDHQLALNADLDSVEVYGDLGGMADAVAEVMHVDDLTAVDEEPDITTEIASVDLDYSTVGPQYGEKVGEIDAGIEAGEFEVDDDGLHVAGETLGPDLFEVERERTYSGDGEMIETESAVVVVRN
- a CDS encoding DUF1405 domain-containing protein, whose protein sequence is MSTLPARPSLPWYVAPVPRKLEDLGLRFAWLVVAINLLGTAFGFWYYGFDPLMLSGSLITGQLAREPTVMWPFVPDSPVATLFIAAAIASWKLGRQREWLTALAFFGCLKLGFWTPYVLLVFKSDFSYLHPAMYNFLFWSHLAMVVQGFVLYRIADFRVGGVAVALLWYGFNDVVDYFVPIVGTPHHTFVPAEDLTGSAVVHTSPAHEYAAAGAVVLTLLATFLALATRVKKLEAERS